In one window of Solanum pennellii chromosome 2, SPENNV200 DNA:
- the LOC107009006 gene encoding uncharacterized protein LOC107009006 produces the protein MASSTINRWLRPEVYPLFAAVGVAVGICGMQLVRNICTNPEVRVTKENRAAGVLDNFSEGEKYSEHALRKFVRNKSPEIMPSINGFFSNPN, from the exons ATGGCTTCTTCCACCATTAATCGATGGCTGAGGCCCGAG GTGTACCCACTTTTTGCAGCCGTAGGCGTTGCTGTAGGGATCTGTGGAATGCAATTGGTTCGTAATATCTGCACCAACCCTGAAGTCAG GGTGACAAAGGAAAACAGGGCAGCAGGAGTGCTGGATAATTTTTCAGAAGGGGAGAAATATTCAGAGCATGCTCTAAGGAAGTTTGTTCGAAACAAGTCTCCAGAGATTATGCCATCAATCAACGGCTTCTTCAGTAATCCAAACTAA
- the LOC107011337 gene encoding probable galacturonosyltransferase-like 10: MVLSKKLIFVLFLSISLFLYPASAIRGFVEKPRNIKIDGYLNYVESPEYRNSQECPVLDTNMLICDPNLIHVAMTLDVKYFRGSVAAVHSVLKHSSCPENVYFHFVASKNKDFQDLRKMVLSIFPSLSFKVYSFNEFRVKKLISSSIRQALDNPLNYARTYLAEIIQPCVERVIYLDSDVVLVDDIQKLWSVSLTGSKIIGAPEYCQANFRTYFTNNFWSDPKLSNVFQGKKPCYFNTGVMVMDLGKWRKGDYTVKIEKWMKIQKEKRIYELGSLPPFMLVFGGEIEGIDHRWNQHGLGGDNLVNSCRTLHPGPVSLLHWSGKGKPWGRLDQGNPCPVDLLWMPYDLYRLSSIDSLDDQQRRAMI; the protein is encoded by the coding sequence atggttctttctaaaaaactCATCTTTGTTCTGTTTTTGTCGATTTCTCTGTTTCTATATCCAGCAAGTGCTATCAGAGGTTTTGTTGAGAAGCCcagaaatataaaaattgatgggTATTTGAATTATGTCGAATCTCCAGAGTATCGTAATAGCCAAGAATGTCCAGTTTTAGATACGAATATGTTAATTTGTGACCCAAATTTGATACATGTAGCTATGACTCTTGATGTCAAATATTTTAGAGGATCAGTAGCAGCAGTTCACTCTGTTCTCAAGCATTCATCTTGCCCAGAAAATGTTTATTTCCATTTTGTGGCTTCAAAGAATAAAGATTTTCAAGACCTGAGAAAGATGGTGCTGTCCATATTTCCATCTCTGAGTTTCAAAGTTTACAGCTTTAATGAATTTCGAGTGAAGAAATTGATATCATCTTCGATTCGTCAAGCTCTTGATAATCCATTGAACTATGCTAGGACTTATTTAGCTGAGATCATCCAGCCCTGTGTTGAAAGGGTAATTTATCTTGATTCTGATGTTGTTTTGGTTGATGACATCCAAAAGTTATGGTCAGTTTCTTTAACTGGTTCGAAAATTATTGGAGCTCCAGAGTATTGTCAAGCAAATTTCAGAACATATTTCACCAACAATTTTTGGTCTGACCCGAAATTATCGAATGTGTTTCAAGGGAAAAAGCCTTGTTATTTCAATACAGGGGTGATGGTTATGGATTTAGGGAAATGGAGAAAAGGGGATTATACAGTTAAGATTGAGAAATGGATGAAGATACAGAAGGAAAAAAGGATTTATGAATTGGGATCATTGCCACCATTTATGTTGGTATTTGGAGGGGAAATTGAAGGAATTGATCATAGATGGAATCAACATGGGCTTGGTGGAGATAACTTGGTGAATAGTTGTAGAACATTGCATCCAGGTCCAGTCAGTTTGTTGCATTGGAGTGGTAAAGGGAAACCTTGGGGCAGGCTTGATCAAGGGAATCCTTGTCCTGTTGATCTTTTATGGATGCcttatgatctgtatagactaAGCTCAATTGATTCTTTGGACGATCAACAGCGAAGAGCTATGATTTGA
- the LOC107011336 gene encoding uncharacterized protein LOC107011336 codes for MAAASARVLLASRLADLSLKPHQHPPHLPSPFTHHLLIRPLLPSLSASTRRRTSVNCLISGVDGGGVSDDFVSTRKSGFGSEFSVIANMLKRVEPLDTSVISKGVSDSAKDSMKQTISTMLGLLPSDQFSVTVRFSKHALDRLIVSSIITGYTLWNAEYRISLMRNFDIPSDNLKGFNSTEEDVNSGSKSEGIEGGERGVGVNMSSAVSEKMDIQALGNLSPEALKYVQQLEEELSSVKQELHSQQQENLQMEYINESNNDLLEYLRSLESDMVTELSRPSSFEVEEIIKELTQNILQIFFKEDDVNKEEDPNFSGAKDYQNSDSELCDAIGTSRDYLAKLLFWCMLLGHHLRGLENRLHLSCVVGLL; via the exons ATGGCTGCCGCCTCAGCTAGGGTTTTACTCGCATCTCGTCTAGCAGACCTCTCACTGAAGCCTCATCAACATCCTCCTCACCTACCCTCTCCTTTTACCCACCACCTCCTCATCCGTCCCTTACTTCCTTCTCTTTCCGCTTCCACCAGGCGGCGTACGTCCGTTAATTGCCTTATTTCCGGCGTAGACGGCGGCGGTGTTTCGGACGACTTTGTTTCCACCAGGAAATCCGGTTTCGGCAGTGAATTCTCTGTTATTGCCAATATGCTCAAGCGAGTTGAACCGTTGGACACTTCTGTTATATCTAAAGGCGTTTCTGATTCAGCTAAGGACTCAATGAAGCAGACCATTTCTACTATGTTAGGCTTGCTCCCTTCAGATCAATTCTCAGTCACTGTTCGGTTTTCCAAACACGCTCTCGATCGCCTCATTGTTTCTTCTATTATTACCGG GTATACTTTGTGGAATGCGGAGTACAGGATATCCTTGATGAGGAACTTTGATATCCCGTCAGATAATTTGAAAGGCTTCAACTCAACGGAAGAGGATGTGAACTCAGGCTCAAAGAGCGAGGGGATAGAGGGGGGAGAACGCGGAGTTGGTGTAAATATGTCTTCTGCGGTTTCAGAGAAAATGGATATTCAAGCTCTTGGGAATTTATCTCCGGAAGCTCTGAAATATGTTCAACAATTGGAAGAAGAACTCTCATCAGTTAAGCAG GAACTGCATTCCCAGCAACAGGAAAATTTGCAAATGGAGTATATCAACGAAAGTAACAATGATTTGCTGGAATACCTCCGGTCATTGGAATCTGACATG GTGACTGAACTATCTAGACCATCATCCTTTGAGGTGGAGGAAATTATTAAGGAACTTACTCAAAACATAttgcaaatatttttcaaagagGACGATGTTAACAAAGAAGAAGATCCTAATTTTAGTGGTGCCAAAGACTATCAGAATAGCGATTCCGAATTATGCGATGCAATAGGCACTTCTCGGGATTACTTGGCAAAACTACTTTTCTG GTGTATGTTATTGGGCCATCATTTGAGAGGATTGGAGAACAGATTGCATCTAAGTTGTGTCGTCGGCTTGTTATGA